In Desulfovibrio oxyclinae DSM 11498, the sequence GCGTCCATGGCGGACCACATCCTTACGGCGTCCTCGTGCCTGTCGAGTTCGGCAGCGGAGAGGCCGCCGTAGACGATGGTTTCCAGTGAGCGACCACCAGCCTCGAACAGACCGTCGAAGAGTTCATAGGCGTCCTTGAAACGGCCGGTCCAGTACATGCTCATGCCGGCCTTGAGCCGAGAGGATAAAAACGGCGTCCTGCCGTCCTCGGATCGGCGTGCGAATGCCTTGCTGTAGGCGGTTGCGGCTGCGGCGTATTCGGGCGCGGCCTCTTCGTTCAGACCGGCCAGCCTGAGGTGTCTTGCCTTCTGGAAGTTGCCGTCGGCGACCCTGAGGGTGGGGACGCAGGCGCCGAGCATCCCCACGACGAGCAGTGTCACCAGAAAAAAGGGCATACGTTTCATTACCGGCCTCCGGATATTTTCAGTTCTGTCGATGGGCTGCGGTGTTTGGTGCATATCAGGCTCTTGTCCTTTGTCTGCAAGAAGCGTAGTATTCAGTAACCAGACCTGTTACCCGTTCAATCTTACATCGGAGTTTCCGAGTGTCCACAGCAAAATTGCTCGCAATCCTTTTCGCTGTCGCTGCTGTCGCCTCGCTTTCCCAGCCAGTTGCCGCATGGCTGCTGTCCGGGACGGGCACCACGCTGCTTGCAACGCAGGCGGCTTTGACCCTCGTGGTTGTCATTTGTCTTCTCATCGGCCTGAAAACCGTCCGGGGCGGTTTGACCGGACCGTTGATGCGGCTGGCATCGCTGCTGGAATCGGGGAAGGACGTTCCCGATGAGCAGGGCGGAGCCGCTGAACTGGCTCATGTGCGTCAGGCCGTTTCCGCCGACAGGCAGCGCCTGCTCCGGGATGCGCAGGATGCTCGTCGCGAGGCCGAGGCTGCCCGCGAGAAAGCTGGTCGATTGGAAAACGAGGCGGAGGGTATCCGCAGATCAGAAAAGGAAAGCCGGGAACTCGTGCAGGCGATGCAGAAGGCCGCTTCCCGTGCCGAAGGGCTTTCCGAACAGATTTTCAATGCCATCGGCGAGTTGAGTTCGCAGGTGGACCGCGTCAATTCCGGCGTGGAGGTCCAGCGCGACCGTATGACTGAAACCGCCACGGCCATGGAGGAGATGACGAGCACCGTCATCGAAGTGGCCCGGAATGCGGGCAGTGCGGCCGAAAGCGCCGTCAATTCCAAGGAAAACGCCACCACCGGCGCCGAAGGCGTCCATACCGCAGTGGCTTCCATACAGAATATGCATGGCCGTATAATGCGCCTCAAGGAGTCCATGACGGGACTCGGGCAGGAGGCGGAGAACATCGGCCGCATCATGAACGTAATCACCGACATCGCGGACCAAACGAACCTGTTGGCGCTCAACGCCGCCATCGAGGCGGCCCGTGCGGGCGAGGCCGGGCGCGGTTTTTCCGTTGTAGCGGACGAAGTCCGTAAGCTTGCGGAAAAGACCATGCAGGCCACCAAGGAAGTTGGCAGCACGGTCAAGCAGATTCAGGAGCACGCACGGGAGAACGTGGTGGCCGTGGAA encodes:
- a CDS encoding bacteriohemerythrin gives rise to the protein MSTAKLLAILFAVAAVASLSQPVAAWLLSGTGTTLLATQAALTLVVVICLLIGLKTVRGGLTGPLMRLASLLESGKDVPDEQGGAAELAHVRQAVSADRQRLLRDAQDARREAEAAREKAGRLENEAEGIRRSEKESRELVQAMQKAASRAEGLSEQIFNAIGELSSQVDRVNSGVEVQRDRMTETATAMEEMTSTVIEVARNAGSAAESAVNSKENATTGAEGVHTAVASIQNMHGRIMRLKESMTGLGQEAENIGRIMNVITDIADQTNLLALNAAIEAARAGEAGRGFSVVADEVRKLAEKTMQATKEVGSTVKQIQEHARENVVAVEEAAEDIDHSTEAANRSGEFMERIVHIVDETALQVQSIAAASEEQSAASEEINRAVSEVNQVAGETAEGMGHATDALNEISGLVENLDNIVHGLVEADRAGLRDDGKLFVWDDSLSVGINQIDDQHKVLIDLINELNDAMRQRRSQKIMMEVVDRLANYAVEHFGTEEKLFDKHGYPETEAHKEVHRKFVAKVSEFGEELRSGKASVTMEVMRFLKDWLLGHIKGTDQRYSKYLNERGVH